In Pyrus communis chromosome 8, drPyrComm1.1, whole genome shotgun sequence, one genomic interval encodes:
- the LOC137742777 gene encoding histone H2AX, whose amino-acid sequence MSSPTSKGGRGKPKASKSVSRSSKAGLQFPVGRIARFLKAGKYAERVGAGAPVYLSAVLEYLAAEVLELAGNAARDNKKNRIVPRHIQLAVRNDEELSKLLGAVTIANGGVMPNIHQNLLPKKVGKGKGEIGSASQEF is encoded by the exons ATGAGTTCTCCGACCTCCAAAGGCGGCAGAGGCAAGCCCAAGGCGTCCAAATCCGTCTCCCGATCTTCCAAGGCCGGCCTCCAGTTCCCCGTCGGTCGTATCGCTCGGTTCCTCAAGGCCGGCAAGTACGCCGAGCGTGTGGGCGCTGGCGCCCCCGTCTACCTCTCCGCCGTCCTCGAGTATCTCGCTGCTGAG GTGCTTGAGCTTGCTGGAAATGCAGCCAGAGACAACAAGAAGAACCGAATTGTCCCGAGGCACATTCAGCTGGCTGTGCGAAACGACGAGGAGCTGAGCAAGCTTTTGGGAGCTGTCACGATCGCAAACGGCGGTGTTATGCCCAACATCCATCAGAATCTGCTGCCGAAGAAGGTTGGGAAAGGGAAAGGCGAAATTGGATCCGCCTCACAAGAATTTTAG